In Spinacia oleracea cultivar Varoflay chromosome 5, BTI_SOV_V1, whole genome shotgun sequence, a single window of DNA contains:
- the LOC110802070 gene encoding uncharacterized protein: protein MRTLDEQETTIVFEKLFKFVGNNLKNIVDNPSYEGPAQDPLPGRYCFRLQKNRVYYASESLVKRATNVSKELLVSLGVQVGKFTHNGNFHLTIHALSILAPNAKHKVWLKPTSEMSFLYGNAVLKAHLGRITEDINAGDGIVVYSMSDVPLGFGIATKSTKDVRKSDPQTMVVIHQGDIGEYLRLEDEL, encoded by the coding sequence ATGAGAACCCTAGACGAACAAGAAACCACCATCGTCTTCGAGAAGCTCTTCAAGTTCGTCGGCAACAACCTCAAGAACATCGTCGACAACCCATCGTACGAAGGCCCCGCCCAGGACCCGCTCCCAGGCCGCTACTGCTTCCGCCTCCAGAAGAATCGTGTATACTACGCTAGTGAATCACTCGTGAAACGCGCAACAAACGTTTCGAAGGAGCTGTTGGTTTCGCTAGGAGTACAAGTTGGGAAGTTCACCCACAATGGCAACTTCCATCTCACAATTCACGCTCTATCTATCCTGGCCCCGAACGCGAAGCACAAGGTATGGCTTAAACCTACCTCGGAGATGTCATTTTTGTATGGGAATGCTGTGTTGAAGGCTCATTTAGGGAGGATTACGGAAGATATTAATGCTGGTGATGGGATTGTTGTTTATTCTATGTCTGATGTTCCTTTGGGTTTCGGAATCGCCACCAAATCGACCAAGGATGTTCGTAAATCGGACCCACAAACTATGGTGGTTATTCATCAGGGTGATATTGGTGAGTATTTGAGGTTGGAGGACGAGCTTTGA